The following proteins are co-located in the Salvelinus fontinalis isolate EN_2023a chromosome 29, ASM2944872v1, whole genome shotgun sequence genome:
- the LOC129827987 gene encoding cyclin-A2-like: protein MSGSTQGQGSSVDVPLPEYQNQENMLSGLRGTIKNNVDNQENIVPKAPQRTVLGALQNNKRSKPQTLRGTKQVLSCENEVPKSYAEKLGSKQPAFQIHVDEPDGACSKKQVSLKAKPSTEIPPLTLNPTVTLLRQPLSSLDIPATCVSNMNVSFDDSPMDMSVIEGDEKPVNVATEYASEIHTYLREMEVKSRPKAGYMKKQPDITNSMRAILVDWLVEVGEEYKLQNETLYLAVNYIDRFLSSMSVLRGKLQLVGTAAMLLASKFEEIYPPEVAEFVYITDDTYTKKQVLRMEHLVLKVLSFDLASPTINQFLTQYFLTQPVSSKVESLSMFLGELSLVDSDPFLKYFPSQTSAAALVLANHTVTGGSWSKSLAEVTGYSLEDLMPCIEDLYQMYLNTATHAQQSVREKYKGAKYQEVSLIEPPEKLSLN from the exons ATGTCAGGATCAACCCAAGGACAAGGAAGTTCAGTTGATGTTCCACTGCCAGAATACCAAAACCAAGAAAATATGTTGTCCGGACTGAGGGGTACAATCAAAAACAATGTGGACAACCAGGAGAACATTGTCCCAAAGGCGCCACAGAGAACTGTCCTGGGAGCCTTGCAAAACAACAAACGCAGCAAACCTCAAACTCTGCGCGGTACAAAACAG GTGCTATCCTGTGAAAATGAAGTACCTAAAAGTTATGCAGAGAAGCTGGGCAGCAAGCAGCCAGCTTTCCAGATTCATGTGGATGAGCCTGATGGTGCCTGCTCCAAGAAACAGGTGTCCCTCAAGGCCAAGCCCTCCACAGAGATTCCACCCCTGACACTGAACCCAACAGTTACCCTTCTCaggcagcctctctcctctcttgatATACCAGCAACATGTGTATCTAACATGAATGTTAGTTTTGACG ATTCTCCCATGGATATGTCGGTTATTGAAGGCGACGAGAAGCCAGTGAACGTGGCAACGGAGTATGCTTCAGAAATACACACGTATCTTAGAGAAATGGAG GTTAAGTCCAGACCAAAAGCAGGCTACATGAAAAAGCAGCCAGACATCACCAACAGCATGCGGGCCATCCTCGTTGACtggctggtggaggttggagaggaGTACAAACTCCAGAACGAGACGCTATACCTTGCCGTGAACTACATCGACCGTTTCTTGTCTTCCATGTCAGTCCTGCGGGGGAAGCTGCAGTTGGTCGGGACCGCTGCAATGCTGTTGGCTTC GAAATTTGAAGAGATCTATCCCCCGGAGGTTGCAGAGTTTGTTTACATCACGGATGACACATACACGAAGAAGCAAGTGTTGCGAATGGAGCATCTGGTGTTGAAAGTGCTCTCCTTTGATCTTGCCTCTCCCACCATCAACCAGTTTCTTACACAGTACTTTCTcacccagccagtcagcagcaAGGTGGAGAGCTTGTCAATG TTCCTAGGGGAGCTCAGCCTAGTTGACTCGGACCCATTCCTGAAATACTTCCCTTCTCAGACTTCTGCTGCCGCCTTAGTTTTGGCAAACCACACAGTAACAGGAGGCTCATGG tCAAAGTCTCTGGCAGAGGTGACTGGCTACTCTTTAGAAGACCTGATGCCTTGCATAGAGGATCTGTACCAAATGTATCTCAACACTGCTACGCATGCACAGCAGTCAGTGCGGGAGAAGTACAAGGGTGCAAA GTACCAAGAGGTCTCTCTCATCGAGCCCCCAGAGAAGTTGTCATTGAATTGA
- the LOC129827989 gene encoding transmembrane protein 33-like produces MADTEQTSAPPPQLGPVQFMLANKLETAMWLSRLFTIYCSVMFILPLLGPQAAANFYQRALLANALTSALRLHQRLPHFQLSRAFLAQALQEDSCHYLLYSLILVNSNPITMSIFPVFLFSLLHATAYTKKVLDAMGPNSLPFVRNFLNKLTANQQNILKFIACNEIFLMPATVFMLFSGQGSLLQPFIYYRFLTLRYTSRRNPYCRTLFSELRILLEHFIMKPACPAFFRKMCLNSIAFMSRLAPTGV; encoded by the exons ATGGCTGACACAGAGCAAACAAGTGCCCCTCCCCCTCAATTAGGGCCAGTG CAATTCATGTTGGCTAACAAACTAGAGACGGCAATGTGGCTCTCACGGCTCTTCACCATCTATTGCTCAGTAATGTTCATTCTACCACTCTTAGG ACCCCAGGCGGCTGCCAATTTCTACCAGCGTGCGCTGCTGGCCAACGCCCTCACCAGTGCTCTGCGACTACACCAGAGGCTCCCTCACTTCCAGCTCAGCAGAGCCTTCCTAGCCCAGGCACTCCAAGAGGACAGCTGTCACTACCTGCTGTACTCCCTCATCCTGGTCAACTCTAACCCCATCACAA TGAGCATATTCCCAGTCTTCCTCTTCTCGTTGCTTCATGCAACTGCCTACACAAAGAAGGTTCTTGAT GCAATGGGACCCAATAGCCTGCCCTTTGTGAGGAACTTCCTCAACAAGCTCACAGCCAACCAGCAGAACATCCTGAAGTTCATCGCCTGCAACGAGATCTTCCTCATGCCAGCCACCGTATTCATGCTATTCAG TGGCCAGGGAAGCTTGCTGCAGCCTTTCATTTACTACAGGTTTCTAACTCTCCGCTACACCTCAAGGAGAAACCCATATTGCCG CACCCTATTCTCAGAGCTGCGGATTCTGCTGGAGCATTTCATCATGAAGCCCGCCTGCCCCGCCTTCTTCAGAAAGATGTGCCTCAACAGTATCGCCTTTATGAGTCGCCTGGCCCCCACCGGAGTGTGA